The Vespula vulgaris chromosome 2, iyVesVulg1.1, whole genome shotgun sequence genome has a segment encoding these proteins:
- the LOC127072634 gene encoding uncharacterized protein LOC127072634 isoform X2 — MRSPDSRKEKRTPRIVRAVRRNSKKLYQEENVKTNSIEHPSNSKSSVVVLYQGGSFEAPKTFSKQLVQPSKSDRSIVRTSDVTSEHSLRIKPVDSPEYQSPRYSIPRRKITSRRYSRISKRSEPLNVNIYHKSRVVQVTPSTRDRWAAAERSKQADSISSKDPVSIQEEVFCYKVEDCQRISEKPSKTDKDLKEKCYPSDSKLMAQSVNTREQGQEETMKHSVLSPNLNFLIQNMQTRPNDIINDQVCFSTNDIDESRRIFPFQATPSGNLKVIPNQVVFESKKVSVLVADPRHTKVNVKAELNKSNIDVNRSISDSSTRQSFIDLPPGVTPSAINHLQAHKKLPDIQVEYKPRTQPYKAKAHQPEMEQNQSIQATSNQVPSIQEVPLSSLGLMQEEPIDWNSVILPEKTDLYQELARRITNYKNADCIIRIGQDEFHCHLLVLQSYSTFFDERNSKEIDLTESSVTSKAFSIIYDWMISPTSESCHLLRRDNILEIFTAAQYLGIKELEEQCWAFIDNDELFSENTAFLLYMEAKRINNTAVMELMVPRIMKFFLILVSTKDFLELSVDELCLLLKSNYICVNSEMEILMSAVRWLMHDWENRKKHMLEVLKCVRFGLIAPWQLVDVKRNPENPEFMELMSYPEIQKMVDDGLAFVIIKYWYGNQTEDYYHWIDLLGLSEPTNRNWAGEDKNYVTYREFLLYLEEYQRTKISELKASKQQMKPNPPNSPPKDYCQPTYQQSHCNHMTLTSGQGSFLTTNMGRASKYCTSKVSPSSYLPAESSTGIMMTPEMLSVYLNSLDRNNGKVNDRIQQDQERNNKQVNFDVRPNDDAKLQKRSCDPIKNNIEQFNYETQQQSDTTNLCYYRQQDSLIKEQLKKCKKTRYSYEKATDSSKSEEGAATTIQAMYRGYKARRKYDEIKRTSSEEKQNTKRVAELLSAPVDQKLHKPLEPIKVSNSLASQNNRENRIQQSASPRKKEGNRSNLMNQQSVSKDLEGLRFDMFLNEPLPSEQPMKISYNNLSNSVEVSKLIKTIKSPTFFNNCDEITSSFSHSDKTDPDDPFSPRICTIPTHTANNAIEKNDVVKRNGTRYQGGDNIQHYVPKSKKVQTCVCNHTRPLPQRLSNSLLGPNIDSYFLDNSLFYPDRESILVFGGVDPHEGYGHPGNTGKDIYRFKPDENLWEFVGEIPEPRHHHSVVYLKGRIYLVGGADPRENNSQRKSIIVGTVWSYDPTTRVWYNEEDMLTPRKNFSLVVSHGKMYAIGGQDRNGIICSER; from the exons ATGCGTTCTCCTGACAGCAGGAAGGAAAAACGCACGCCACGAATCGTAAGGGCGGTACGTCGTAACAGCAAAAAAT TGTATCAAGAGGAAAACGTAAAAACGAACTCAATCGAACATCCAAGTAATAGTAAAAGTAGCGTCGTTGTCTTATATCAAGGAGGATCTTTCGAGGCACCAAAGACATTTTCAAAGCAACTCGTTCAACCGTCAAAATCTGATCGATCCATCGTTCGAACGTCGGACGTCACTTCAGAGCATTCTCTTAG GATAAAACCGGTTGACAGTCCAGAATATCAATCACCACGTTACTCGATCCCACGGAGAAAAATTACTTCGAGGAGATATTCTCGAATATCGAAACGATCAGAACCTTTGAATGTGAATATTTATCACAAGAGCAGAGTGGTGCAAGTTACGCCTTCAACGAGAGATCGCTGGGCAGCGGCGGAAAGATCGAAGCAAGCTGATTCAATCAGTAGCAAAGATCCTGTTTCTATCCAGGAAGAAGTTTTTTGTTATAAAGTCGAGGACTGCCAAAGAATATCAGAAAAACCTTCCAAAACTGATAaggatttaaaagagaaatgttaTCCTTCTGACTCGAAACTGATGGCTCAAAGTGTTAA TACAAGAGAACAGGGTCAAGAAGAAACTATGAAACACTCCGTGTTGTCACCAAATTTGAACTTCTTGATACAGAATATGCAAACGCGTccaaatgatattataaacgATCAAGTTTGCTTCAGCACGAACGATATTGACGAAAGTAGAAGAATCTTTCCGTTTCAGGCAACTCCCAGTGggaatttaaaagttattccAAATCAG GTCGTTTTCGAATCCAAAAAAGTCAGTGTATTAGTAGCGGATCCACGGCACACGAAGGTTAACGTTAAGGCAGAGCTCAATAAATCTAACATCGACGTGAACAGATCTATTTCTGACTCCTCAACTAGGCAGAGTTTCATCGATCTTCCTCCAGGAGTGACACCCTCGGCAATCAATCATTTACAA GCTCATAAAAAGTTACCTGATATCCAAGTGGAGTATAAACCAAGAACACAGCCATATAAAGCTAAAGCCCATCAGCCAGAGATGGAGCAGAATCAATCAATACAAGCCACGTCTAATCAAGTTCCTTCGATCCAAGAAGTACCTCTCTCTTC ACTCGGTTTGATGCAAGAGGAACCAATCGATTGGAATAGTGTTATTCTTCCGGAAAAAACTGATTTATATCAAGAATTAGCGAGGCGTATAACGAATTATAA GAACGCCGATTGCATCATTCGAATAGGACAGGATGAATTTCACTGTCATCTTTTGGTTCTTCAGAGCTACAGTACGTTCTTCGATGAAAGGAATAGTAAAGAAATTGACTTGACTGAG aGCAGTGTAACTTCAAAGGCATTTTCCATTATCTACGATTGGATGATCAGTCCAACGAGCGAAAGTTGTCATCTACTACGCAGGGATAACATTTTGGAGATTTTTACAGCTGCACAGTACCTTGGCATTAAAG AATTAGAAGAACAATGCTGGGCTTTTATAGACAACGACGAACTTTTTTCGGAGAATactgcatttttattatatatggaagcaaagagaattaataatactGCCGTAATGGAATTAATGGTACCTAGAATCATGAAGTTCTTTTTGATACTCGTCAGCACAAAAGATTTCTTGGAATTGTCTGTGGACGAATTGTGTCTtctattaaaatcaaattatatttgtgTTAATAG CGAGATGGAGATATTAATGTCTGCTGTAAGATGGTTAATGCATGATTgggagaacagaaaaaaacataTGCTGGAAGTATTAAAATGCGTTAGATTTGGACTTATAGCACCATGGCAACTCGtcgatgtaaaaagaaatcctGAAAATCCCGAATTCATGGAACTGATGTCCTACCCGGAGATACAGAAAATGGTAGACGATGGTCTAGC CTTCGTTATCATCAAATATTGGTATGGAAATCAAACCGAAGATTATTATCACTGGATCGATTTACTTGGCTTGTCGGAACCAACCAACCGTAATTGGGCCGGAGAGGACAAG AATTACGTGACATATCGAGAATTCTTGTTATATCTGGAGGAATATCAAAGGACAAAAATATCAGAACTAAAGGCTAGCAAGCAGCAAATGAAACCAAATCCACCTAATTCACCTCCCAAGGATTATTGCCAACCTACTTATCAACAAAGTCATTGTAATCACATGACTTTAACATCAG GTCAAGGAAGTTTTCTGACAACTAATATGGGAAGAGCTTCGAAGTATTGCACGTCCAAAGTATCACCTAGTAGTTATTTACCCGCAGAATCGTCAACCGGCATAATGATGACACCGGAAATGTTAAGCGTGTACCTTAATAGCTTGGATAGAAACAACGGGAAGGTG aaTGACCGAATACAGCAGgatcaagaaagaaataacaagcAAGTTAATTTTGACGTTAGACCCAACGATGACGCGAAATTGCAAAAGAGATCCTGCGATCCAATCAAAAAT AACATTGAACAATTTAATTACGAGACTCAGCAACAGAGTGACACAACTAACCTTTGCTACTATCGACAACAAGATTCGTTGATAAAAGAGCAGCTGAAGAAATGCAAGAAAACGAGATATTCCTATGAAAAGGCCACTGATTCTTCGAAATCTGAAGAAGGTGCAGCTACTACTATACAAGCTATGTACAGGGGTTATAAAGCTAGAAGGAAATACGACGAA ATTAAAAGAACATCATCCGAGGAGAAGCAGAATACGAAACGCGTTGCTGAACTTTTGTCAGCACCAGTGGATCAAAAGCTTCATAAGCCTCTGGAACCAATTAAAGTTTCAAACAGTTTGGCCAGTCAGAACAACAGAGAAAATAGGATACAGCAAAGTGCAAGCccgcgaaagaaagaaggaaatcgttcgaatttgATGAATCAACAGAGCGTATCTAAAGATCTTGAAGGACTTAGA TTCGACATGTTTTTGAACGAACCATTGCCAAGTGAGCAACCTatgaaaatatcttataaCAACTTATCGAATTCAGTGGAGGtctcaaaattaataaagacgATAAAATCTCCAACATTTTTCAACAATTGCGACGAGATAACGAGTTCTTTTTCGCATTCGGACAAAACTGATCCTGATGATCCCTTCTCTCCGAGAATATGTACGATACCCACGCATACGGCTAATAACgcaatagaaaaaaacgaCGTTGTCAAGAGAAATGGAACGCGTTATCAAGGTGGAGATAATATACAACATTATGTACCAAAATCGAAGAAAGTTCAAACTTGTGTTTGTAATCATACGAGACCATT ACCACAAAGATTGAGCAACAGTCTTTTAGGACCTAATATCGACAGTTACTTTTTggataattctttattttatcccGATCGTGAATCGATCCTGGTATTCGGTGGTGTCGATCCTCACGAGGGATACGGTCATCCTGGGAACACCGGCAAGGATATTTATAGATTCAAGCCGGATGAAAATTTATGGGAATTCGTTGGAGAAATTCCTGAGCCACGACATCACCATTCGGTTGTTTATCTCAAAGGTCGTATCTATCTAGTAG GAGGAGCGGATCCTCGAGAAAACAATTCTCAAAGGAAGAGTATCATAGTTGGGACGGTTTGGAGCTACGATCCTACTACCAGAGTTTGGTACAATGAAGAAGACATGTTGACgccaagaaaaaatttttctcttgtaGTCAGCCATGGAAAGATGTATGCCATAGGAGGTCAAGATAGAAACGGGAT CATTTGTTCAGAGCGTTGA
- the LOC127072634 gene encoding uncharacterized protein LOC127072634 isoform X1 produces MRSPDSRKEKRTPRIVRAVRRNSKKLYQEENVKTNSIEHPSNSKSSVVVLYQGGSFEAPKTFSKQLVQPSKSDRSIVRTSDVTSEHSLRIKPVDSPEYQSPRYSIPRRKITSRRYSRISKRSEPLNVNIYHKSRVVQVTPSTRDRWAAAERSKQADSISSKDPVSIQEEVFCYKVEDCQRISEKPSKTDKDLKEKCYPSDSKLMAQSVNTREQGQEETMKHSVLSPNLNFLIQNMQTRPNDIINDQVCFSTNDIDESRRIFPFQATPSGNLKVIPNQVVFESKKVSVLVADPRHTKVNVKAELNKSNIDVNRSISDSSTRQSFIDLPPGVTPSAINHLQAHKKLPDIQVEYKPRTQPYKAKAHQPEMEQNQSIQATSNQVPSIQEVPLSSLGLMQEEPIDWNSVILPEKTDLYQELARRITNYKNADCIIRIGQDEFHCHLLVLQSYSTFFDERNSKEIDLTESSVTSKAFSIIYDWMISPTSESCHLLRRDNILEIFTAAQYLGIKELEEQCWAFIDNDELFSENTAFLLYMEAKRINNTAVMELMVPRIMKFFLILVSTKDFLELSVDELCLLLKSNYICVNSEMEILMSAVRWLMHDWENRKKHMLEVLKCVRFGLIAPWQLVDVKRNPENPEFMELMSYPEIQKMVDDGLAFVIIKYWYGNQTEDYYHWIDLLGLSEPTNRNWAGEDKNYVTYREFLLYLEEYQRTKISELKASKQQMKPNPPNSPPKDYCQPTYQQSHCNHMTLTSGQGSFLTTNMGRASKYCTSKVSPSSYLPAESSTGIMMTPEMLSVYLNSLDRNNGKVNDRIQQDQERNNKQVNFDVRPNDDAKLQKRSCDPIKNNIEQFNYETQQQSDTTNLCYYRQQDSLIKEQLKKCKKTRYSYEKATDSSKSEEGAATTIQAMYRGYKARRKYDEIKRTSSEEKQNTKRVAELLSAPVDQKLHKPLEPIKVSNSLASQNNRENRIQQSASPRKKEGNRSNLMNQQSVSKDLEGLRFDMFLNEPLPSEQPMKISYNNLSNSVEVSKLIKTIKSPTFFNNCDEITSSFSHSDKTDPDDPFSPRICTIPTHTANNAIEKNDVVKRNGTRYQGGDNIQHYVPKSKKVQTCVCNHTRPLPQRLSNSLLGPNIDSYFLDNSLFYPDRESILVFGGVDPHEGYGHPGNTGKDIYRFKPDENLWEFVGEIPEPRHHHSVVYLKGRIYLVGGADPRENNSQRKSIIVGTVWSYDPTTRVWYNEEDMLTPRKNFSLVVSHGKMYAIGGQDRNGIALRSAEAFDPLESTWKEIQPMCTARVGAAGIKYRDFIWIAGGMTKSKKELFSKDVECYDPIKNSWLKMEPLNSPRCFATLYVVSDCLYAIGGASTTGNSTDSIDRIDIWDPHLCVWKEEAKMSIARHGHCTASIGAQLLIIGGVTTVFMKTLSSVECYCCEQGKWIRGVSPLPYAISGHSIVTLPPANLLVDS; encoded by the exons ATGCGTTCTCCTGACAGCAGGAAGGAAAAACGCACGCCACGAATCGTAAGGGCGGTACGTCGTAACAGCAAAAAAT TGTATCAAGAGGAAAACGTAAAAACGAACTCAATCGAACATCCAAGTAATAGTAAAAGTAGCGTCGTTGTCTTATATCAAGGAGGATCTTTCGAGGCACCAAAGACATTTTCAAAGCAACTCGTTCAACCGTCAAAATCTGATCGATCCATCGTTCGAACGTCGGACGTCACTTCAGAGCATTCTCTTAG GATAAAACCGGTTGACAGTCCAGAATATCAATCACCACGTTACTCGATCCCACGGAGAAAAATTACTTCGAGGAGATATTCTCGAATATCGAAACGATCAGAACCTTTGAATGTGAATATTTATCACAAGAGCAGAGTGGTGCAAGTTACGCCTTCAACGAGAGATCGCTGGGCAGCGGCGGAAAGATCGAAGCAAGCTGATTCAATCAGTAGCAAAGATCCTGTTTCTATCCAGGAAGAAGTTTTTTGTTATAAAGTCGAGGACTGCCAAAGAATATCAGAAAAACCTTCCAAAACTGATAaggatttaaaagagaaatgttaTCCTTCTGACTCGAAACTGATGGCTCAAAGTGTTAA TACAAGAGAACAGGGTCAAGAAGAAACTATGAAACACTCCGTGTTGTCACCAAATTTGAACTTCTTGATACAGAATATGCAAACGCGTccaaatgatattataaacgATCAAGTTTGCTTCAGCACGAACGATATTGACGAAAGTAGAAGAATCTTTCCGTTTCAGGCAACTCCCAGTGggaatttaaaagttattccAAATCAG GTCGTTTTCGAATCCAAAAAAGTCAGTGTATTAGTAGCGGATCCACGGCACACGAAGGTTAACGTTAAGGCAGAGCTCAATAAATCTAACATCGACGTGAACAGATCTATTTCTGACTCCTCAACTAGGCAGAGTTTCATCGATCTTCCTCCAGGAGTGACACCCTCGGCAATCAATCATTTACAA GCTCATAAAAAGTTACCTGATATCCAAGTGGAGTATAAACCAAGAACACAGCCATATAAAGCTAAAGCCCATCAGCCAGAGATGGAGCAGAATCAATCAATACAAGCCACGTCTAATCAAGTTCCTTCGATCCAAGAAGTACCTCTCTCTTC ACTCGGTTTGATGCAAGAGGAACCAATCGATTGGAATAGTGTTATTCTTCCGGAAAAAACTGATTTATATCAAGAATTAGCGAGGCGTATAACGAATTATAA GAACGCCGATTGCATCATTCGAATAGGACAGGATGAATTTCACTGTCATCTTTTGGTTCTTCAGAGCTACAGTACGTTCTTCGATGAAAGGAATAGTAAAGAAATTGACTTGACTGAG aGCAGTGTAACTTCAAAGGCATTTTCCATTATCTACGATTGGATGATCAGTCCAACGAGCGAAAGTTGTCATCTACTACGCAGGGATAACATTTTGGAGATTTTTACAGCTGCACAGTACCTTGGCATTAAAG AATTAGAAGAACAATGCTGGGCTTTTATAGACAACGACGAACTTTTTTCGGAGAATactgcatttttattatatatggaagcaaagagaattaataatactGCCGTAATGGAATTAATGGTACCTAGAATCATGAAGTTCTTTTTGATACTCGTCAGCACAAAAGATTTCTTGGAATTGTCTGTGGACGAATTGTGTCTtctattaaaatcaaattatatttgtgTTAATAG CGAGATGGAGATATTAATGTCTGCTGTAAGATGGTTAATGCATGATTgggagaacagaaaaaaacataTGCTGGAAGTATTAAAATGCGTTAGATTTGGACTTATAGCACCATGGCAACTCGtcgatgtaaaaagaaatcctGAAAATCCCGAATTCATGGAACTGATGTCCTACCCGGAGATACAGAAAATGGTAGACGATGGTCTAGC CTTCGTTATCATCAAATATTGGTATGGAAATCAAACCGAAGATTATTATCACTGGATCGATTTACTTGGCTTGTCGGAACCAACCAACCGTAATTGGGCCGGAGAGGACAAG AATTACGTGACATATCGAGAATTCTTGTTATATCTGGAGGAATATCAAAGGACAAAAATATCAGAACTAAAGGCTAGCAAGCAGCAAATGAAACCAAATCCACCTAATTCACCTCCCAAGGATTATTGCCAACCTACTTATCAACAAAGTCATTGTAATCACATGACTTTAACATCAG GTCAAGGAAGTTTTCTGACAACTAATATGGGAAGAGCTTCGAAGTATTGCACGTCCAAAGTATCACCTAGTAGTTATTTACCCGCAGAATCGTCAACCGGCATAATGATGACACCGGAAATGTTAAGCGTGTACCTTAATAGCTTGGATAGAAACAACGGGAAGGTG aaTGACCGAATACAGCAGgatcaagaaagaaataacaagcAAGTTAATTTTGACGTTAGACCCAACGATGACGCGAAATTGCAAAAGAGATCCTGCGATCCAATCAAAAAT AACATTGAACAATTTAATTACGAGACTCAGCAACAGAGTGACACAACTAACCTTTGCTACTATCGACAACAAGATTCGTTGATAAAAGAGCAGCTGAAGAAATGCAAGAAAACGAGATATTCCTATGAAAAGGCCACTGATTCTTCGAAATCTGAAGAAGGTGCAGCTACTACTATACAAGCTATGTACAGGGGTTATAAAGCTAGAAGGAAATACGACGAA ATTAAAAGAACATCATCCGAGGAGAAGCAGAATACGAAACGCGTTGCTGAACTTTTGTCAGCACCAGTGGATCAAAAGCTTCATAAGCCTCTGGAACCAATTAAAGTTTCAAACAGTTTGGCCAGTCAGAACAACAGAGAAAATAGGATACAGCAAAGTGCAAGCccgcgaaagaaagaaggaaatcgttcgaatttgATGAATCAACAGAGCGTATCTAAAGATCTTGAAGGACTTAGA TTCGACATGTTTTTGAACGAACCATTGCCAAGTGAGCAACCTatgaaaatatcttataaCAACTTATCGAATTCAGTGGAGGtctcaaaattaataaagacgATAAAATCTCCAACATTTTTCAACAATTGCGACGAGATAACGAGTTCTTTTTCGCATTCGGACAAAACTGATCCTGATGATCCCTTCTCTCCGAGAATATGTACGATACCCACGCATACGGCTAATAACgcaatagaaaaaaacgaCGTTGTCAAGAGAAATGGAACGCGTTATCAAGGTGGAGATAATATACAACATTATGTACCAAAATCGAAGAAAGTTCAAACTTGTGTTTGTAATCATACGAGACCATT ACCACAAAGATTGAGCAACAGTCTTTTAGGACCTAATATCGACAGTTACTTTTTggataattctttattttatcccGATCGTGAATCGATCCTGGTATTCGGTGGTGTCGATCCTCACGAGGGATACGGTCATCCTGGGAACACCGGCAAGGATATTTATAGATTCAAGCCGGATGAAAATTTATGGGAATTCGTTGGAGAAATTCCTGAGCCACGACATCACCATTCGGTTGTTTATCTCAAAGGTCGTATCTATCTAGTAG GAGGAGCGGATCCTCGAGAAAACAATTCTCAAAGGAAGAGTATCATAGTTGGGACGGTTTGGAGCTACGATCCTACTACCAGAGTTTGGTACAATGAAGAAGACATGTTGACgccaagaaaaaatttttctcttgtaGTCAGCCATGGAAAGATGTATGCCATAGGAGGTCAAGATAGAAACGGGAT AGCGTTGAGAAGTGCCGAGGCCTTCGATCCATTGGAATCTACGTGGAAAGAAATACAACCTATGTGTACAGCTAGGGTGGGTGCTGCCGGTATAAAATATCGAGATTTTATCTGGATTGCTGGCGGCATGacaaaatcgaagaaagaactATTCTCGAAGGACGTCGAATGTTACGACCCAATAAAGAATTC ATGGCTGAAAATGGAACCGTTGAATTCACCGAGATGTTTCGCCACGCTTTACGTCGTTTCCGATTGTCTTTACGCGATTGGAGGTGCTTCGACTACAGGAAATAGTACCGACAGCATAGACCGCATTGATATTTGGGATCCTCATCTTTGCGTATGGAAGGAAGAAGCAAAAATGTCAATTGCGAGACACGGTCATTGTACTGCATCGATAG GTGcccaattattaataatcggCGGCGTGACAACAGTCTTTATGAAGACGTTGAGTAGCGTTGAATGTTATTGCTGCGAGCAGGGCAAGTGGATAAGAGGCGTGTCACCTCTGCCTTACGCCATTTCCGGTCACAGTATCGTGACATTACCTCCGGCAAATCTTTTAGTTGACTCCTGA